TTTTCGTGTCGTGTAGGTCGCTTGGACAGGCAGCGCCGGATATTTCCGCGTTTGTGCGAGCCAAAGCTGCTGCATATCCAATTTTCAAGATGATTGAACGTGTCACGGCGGCTAAAACTAGCGCAAAAACTGGCCGTAGACTCGGCAAAGTAGACGGGCACATTCAATTCAAGAACGTGACTTTTAGCTACCCATCTCGCCCCGATGTAGTGATCTTTGACAAGCTAAACATATCAATCCCTGCCGGGAAAATCGTGGCACTCGTTGGAGGAAGCGGGTCAGGGAAGAGCACAGTCATATCCTTGATAGAGCGGTTCTACGAGCCAAACTCTGGAGCAGTGTGGCTAGACGGAAACGATATTAAAGATCTTGATATAAAGTGGTTAAGGGGGCAGATTGGTTTGGTTAATCAAGAACCAGCTCTGTTCGCTACAACGATCCGTGAGAACATTATGTATGGTAAACATGACGCGACGAATGAGGAGCTTGGCCGTGCTGCAAAGCTCTCGGAAGCCATTTCGTTTATCAACAACCTCCCTGAAGGGTTTGAGACTCAGGTATGTTATATATGAACCTTGGAACACAAGAAACACTTATAAACCCTATGTCAAAGAGATACATTGGAAGACAAGAAGCAACTTTAAACCCTAAACTCAACTTTTACCTTAGGTTGGAGAGAGGGGAATTCAACTTTCGGGTGGACAGAAACAGAGGATTGCGATATCAAGAGCAATCGTGAAGAATCCATCGATACTTTTACTCGACGAGGCGACAAGCGCTCTAGATGCAGAGTCAGAGAAGAGCGTGCAAGAAGCGTTGGACCGTGTGATGGTTGGAAGAACAACGGTGGTGGTGGCTCACAGACTATCAACGGTAAGAAATGCAGACATCATAGCAGTAGTTCACGAAGGGAAGATCGTAGAGTTTGGAAACCACGAGAATCTCATAGCGAATCCTGACGGGGCCTACTCTGCTCTCCTTCGTCTCCAAGAAGCTGCCTCATTGCAGCGTAACCCTTCCTTGACTCGCACGCTAAGCAGGCAACAGAGGTACTATATGCTTCTCACTATACTAAGTAAAGTTTCATTAGACCTAGTTAGGTCTAAAATCCTAACAGCAAAACCGATTGTTTGAAAATTTATAGTAAGAGTTTTAATAAGTTTATTTTTAACAAATTGTGGCCGTATAGTTTATGTATAGTAACACTTAAAAATTCAAGGGTACAATATCAAAGTTTCAATTGGTTATGTCAAGGACCGGCCTTGAATATCAGTTGTTTCGTTTGCAGTGTAAAGTACTCAGGGGATCTATCAAGAACAAGAACGAGCTTCTGCTCAGATAGGGACTCCGTAACTAGACAAGACGGCGCAGAGCCAACCAAAAAGACTAAAGTAACGGTGGGACGTCTTTATTCTATGATTCGACCGGACTGGATGTACGGACTTTGTGGCACAATATGTGCATTCATTGCTGGATCTCAGATGCCCCTTTTTGCGCTTGGAGTCTCACACTCCTTAGTTTCATACTACGAGAAGGATTGGGTGGACACTCAAAAAGAGGTAAAAAAGATCGCTATACTCTTCTGCTGCGCTTCAGCCATCACCCTCATTGTCTACACCATTGAGCATATCTGCTTTGGTACTATGGGCGAGCGTCTCACTCTCCGTGTCCGCGAAAAGATGTTTTCGGGTTCGTCTCAAACTCTCTTGAAAGTTCTTTGCAATTTCTTCTTTTGAATGAATGTTAAATTTATTAAATTTAAAAAATTACAAAGAATATGGCTTGTATCAAATTTAAACTTATTTTTGGTTTTAAAATTAATAATAAACGTAATAACTTATTTTTGGTTTTGTAGCTATTTTGAGGAACGAAATCGGGTGGTTTGATGAGGTGGACAACACGAGCTCCATGTTGGCGTCACGGCTAGAGAGCGACGCGACTTTGCTTAAAACCATAGTGGTCGATAGGTCAACGATTCTACTTCAGAACTTAGGTCTTGTTGTGACATCTTTCGTCATTTCCTTCATGCTCAACTGGCGTCTTACTCTTGTCGTAGTGGCCACATTCCCGTTGGTTATAAGCGGACATATCAGCGAGGTAATTAGACGCAGCGTTTTTGCGTCTTTCTTAACGTGTTTATTTTGACAATTAATTAGGTTTTAATTTTTGGTACGTTTGTAGAAACTTTTCATGCAAGGCTATGGAGGAAACTTGAGCAAAGCGTACTTAAAGGCCAACATGTTGGCCGGAGAGTCTGTCAGCAACATCCGAACCGTCGCCGCCTTCTGTGCAGAGGATAAGATCTTAGAACTGTATTCAAGAGAGCTTTTAGAACCATCCAAACGTTCTTTCAGACGTGGACAAACAGCTGGAATTTTCTACGGCATCTCTCAGTTCTTTATTTTCTCCTCCTATGGCCTTGCTCTCTGGTACGGGTCAACGTTGATGGATAAAGGCTTATCGAACTTCAAATCTGTGATGAAAACATTCATGGTCTTGATTGTGACGGCTTTAGCGATGGGTGAGACATTGGCTCTAGCTCCAGATCTGCTGAAAGGAAACCAGATGGTGGCGTCTGTGTTTGAAATCTTGGACCGGAAGACTCAGATTGTTGGAGAAACCAGTGAGGAGCTGACTAATGTGGAAGGCATGATCGAGCTTAAAGGCGTCCACTTTAGCTACCCTTCAAGACCAGATGTTGTTATTTTTAAGGACTTTGACCTGATAGTTCGTTCCGGAAAGAGTATGGCGCTTGTGGGACAGAGTGGGTCCGGTAAAAGTTCGGTTATTTCACTCATTCTCCGGTTCTATGACCCGACCGCTGGAAAAGTCATGATAGAGGGTAAGTGTCTGAACACAAAAGTTTCTTGCGTCTCAAGTTAACTATGAAAAACACCAATGTTTCTTACTTTCTTGTGTCAGAAGAAATGTTTATTTGGCTGACTAATCTGTTTTTTTTTTCTTTAAATTACATTTGCAGGAAAAGACATCAAGAAACTAGACTTGAAAGCACTGAGGAAACACATTGGTCTGGTTCAACAAGAACCAGCACTTTTCGCAACCACAATATACGAGAACATTTTGTACGGAAACGAAAGAGCTACTCAATCTGAAGTCATCGAAGCAGCTACGCTCGCAAACGCTCACAGCTTCATTACCTCTCTACCACAAGGTTACTCTACCAAAGTAGGTGAACGAGGAGTTCAGATGTCAGGCGGTCAGAGACAAAGGATCGCTATCGCTAGAGCCATCCTCAGGAATCCTGAGATTTTGCTCCTTGATGA
This sequence is a window from Brassica oleracea var. oleracea cultivar TO1000 chromosome C1, BOL, whole genome shotgun sequence. Protein-coding genes within it:
- the LOC106307625 gene encoding ABC transporter B family member 2 — translated: MEASSDPATKKEKQKATPKVSLLKLFSFADFYDCVLMTLGSIGACIHGASVPIFFIFFGKLINIIGLAYLYPHLASHKVAKYSLDFVYLSVAILFSSWLEVACWMHTGERQAAKMRRAYLRSMLSQDISLFDTEASTGEVISAITSDILVVQDALSEKVGNFLHYISRFIAGFAIGFSSVWQISLVTLSIVPLIALAGGIYAFVAIGLIARVRKSYIKAGEIAEEVIGNVRTVQAFTGEERAVKLYREALQNTFKYGRKAGLTKGLGLGSLHCVLFLSWALLVWFTSVVVHKDIADGGKSFTTMLNVVIAGLSLGQAAPDISAFVRAKAAAYPIFKMIERVTAAKTSAKTGRRLGKVDGHIQFKNVTFSYPSRPDVVIFDKLNISIPAGKIVALVGGSGSGKSTVISLIERFYEPNSGAVWLDGNDIKDLDIKWLRGQIGLVNQEPALFATTIRENIMYGKHDATNEELGRAAKLSEAISFINNLPEGFETQVGERGIQLSGGQKQRIAISRAIVKNPSILLLDEATSALDAESEKSVQEALDRVMVGRTTVVVAHRLSTVRNADIIAVVHEGKIVEFGNHENLIANPDGAYSALLRLQEAASLQRNPSLTRTLSRQQSVKYSGDLSRTRTSFCSDRDSVTRQDGAEPTKKTKVTVGRLYSMIRPDWMYGLCGTICAFIAGSQMPLFALGVSHSLVSYYEKDWVDTQKEVKKIAILFCCASAITLIVYTIEHICFGTMGERLTLRVREKMFSAILRNEIGWFDEVDNTSSMLASRLESDATLLKTIVVDRSTILLQNLGLVVTSFVISFMLNWRLTLVVVATFPLVISGHISEKLFMQGYGGNLSKAYLKANMLAGESVSNIRTVAAFCAEDKILELYSRELLEPSKRSFRRGQTAGIFYGISQFFIFSSYGLALWYGSTLMDKGLSNFKSVMKTFMVLIVTALAMGETLALAPDLLKGNQMVASVFEILDRKTQIVGETSEELTNVEGMIELKGVHFSYPSRPDVVIFKDFDLIVRSGKSMALVGQSGSGKSSVISLILRFYDPTAGKVMIEGKDIKKLDLKALRKHIGLVQQEPALFATTIYENILYGNERATQSEVIEAATLANAHSFITSLPQGYSTKVGERGVQMSGGQRQRIAIARAILRNPEILLLDEATSALDIESERVVQQALDRLMTNRTTVVVAHRLSTIQNADTISVLHGGKIVEQGSHHRLVQNKTGPYFKLISLQQQQHP